The DNA window TGGTACCAGAATCCGATCAGCAGGTAGGACGCCAGGCCCACGCCTTCCCAGCCGACGTAGAGCACCACGTAGTTGTCGGCGACGACCAGCAGCAGCATCGAGGCCAGAAACAGGTTGAGGTAGCCGAAAAACCTTCGGCGGTCCGGGTCTTCGGCCATGTAGGCGACCGAATAGATGTGGATCAGCGACCCGACCCCGGTGATCAGGAGCACGAAACACACCGACAGCTGGTCGATCTGTAGCCCGAGATCCACCTGGAGCTGGCCGACGGGGATCCAGCTGAACACCTTCTGATGGATGACGCGGTCGTCGGCGGCGCGGCTCAGCAGCTCGTTGAGCAGGCTCAGGCCCACCCCGAACGCCGCGAGGGCGGTTGCGCAGCCCAGCCAATGCCCCCACCGGTCGGTGCGTCGGCCGCCGAACAGCAGGACTGCGGCGCCCGCCAATGGCAGCGCCACCAGCAGCGGAGTGTATTGAGTCATGTTGGCGTCGTCAGCCCTTGAGTAGATTCGCGTCGTCGACGGACGCCGATTTACGGGTACGGAAGATGGTCATGATGATGGCCAGGCCGATGACCACCTCGCAGGCGGCGACCACCATCGTGAAGAACGCGATCATCTGCCCGTCCAGGTGGCCGTGCATCCGCGCGAACGTGACGAACGCCAGGTTGACCGCGTTGAGCATCAGCTCGACGCACATGAACATCACGATGGCGTTGCGGCGCAACAACACACCGGAGGCCCCGATGGTGAACAGCAGCGCCGAAAGGTACAGGTAATTGGCCGGATTCACGACGTACCGCCTTGGGAGAGACTCGGGCTCGGCTCGGGGGACGGGGTCTTCTTGCCGTCGGCGCCGCGGCTTTGCAGCATCGGCGACACCGAAAGCTTCGAGTACGAACCGTCCGGCAGCAGCGCGGCCACGTCGACGGCGTTGTGGCGCGCGTAGACGCCGGGGCTGGGCATCGGGGTCGGGTGCCCGCCCGCCCGGAACCGCTCCTGGGAGAGCTCGCGCTGCGTCTTGCGGCGCTCGAACCGCTCGCGGTGCGCCAGCACCATCGCGCCGACGGCCGCGGTGATCAGCAGCGCGCTGGTCAGCTCGAACGCCCACAGATAACGCGAAAAGATCAGCGCCGCAAGCCCTTCCACATTGCCGTTGGCGTTCGCGGTGGTCAGGCCGGCGAAGCCGCCGGTGCTCAGGTTGCCGATGGCGGCGATCAGCAGGATGCCGAACCCGATACCGGCCGTCACCCCGGCGATGCGCTGGCCGCGCAGCGTCTCCTTGAGCGATTCCGCCGAGTCCACACCGATGAGCATCAGCACGAACAAGAACAGCATCATCACCGCGCCGGTGTAGACCACGACCTGCACCACGCCCAAGAACAGCGCGTCCTGGATCATGTAGAAGACCGCCAGGATGATCATGGTCATCGCCAAGAACATCGCCGAGTACACGGCGTTCACGGCGGTTACCACCCCGATCGCGCCGATCACGGCCACGACGCCCAGCACCCAGAAGGCGACCGCTTCGCCGGTGGAGGTGCGGACGATGGTGTCCTGAGTGAAACTGGACGCCACGGCAATGGCGTGGCCGGTCAACCCAATCACCGGGAATCTCCGGCCTGCTGAATTTCCCGCAACCCGTGTGCGGTCACGTTGCCCTGGTAGTAATCCTTGTCGGTGGCGCCGGCGGTCCTGGGGTGCGGCGGCGCGAGCATGTCTTGCAATAGCGGCGCCAGCAGCCGGTCCTTCTCGTAGATCAGGTCGGCACGGTTGTCGTCGGCCATCTCGTAGTCATTGGTCATGGTCAGCGCGCGGGTCGGGCAGGCCTCGATGCACAGGCCGCAGCCGATGCACCGCAGGTAGTTGATCTGGTAGACCCGGCCGTAGCGTTCCCCGGGCGAATACCTGAGCTCCTCGGTGTTGTCCGCGCCCTCGACGTAGATCGCGTCGGCCGGGCACGCCCACGCGCATAACTCGCAGCCGATGCATTTCTCCAG is part of the Mycobacterium mantenii genome and encodes:
- the nuoK gene encoding NADH-quinone oxidoreductase subunit NuoK, whose protein sequence is MNPANYLYLSALLFTIGASGVLLRRNAIVMFMCVELMLNAVNLAFVTFARMHGHLDGQMIAFFTMVVAACEVVIGLAIIMTIFRTRKSASVDDANLLKG
- a CDS encoding NADH-quinone oxidoreductase subunit J; this translates as MASSFTQDTIVRTSTGEAVAFWVLGVVAVIGAIGVVTAVNAVYSAMFLAMTMIILAVFYMIQDALFLGVVQVVVYTGAVMMLFLFVLMLIGVDSAESLKETLRGQRIAGVTAGIGFGILLIAAIGNLSTGGFAGLTTANANGNVEGLAALIFSRYLWAFELTSALLITAAVGAMVLAHRERFERRKTQRELSQERFRAGGHPTPMPSPGVYARHNAVDVAALLPDGSYSKLSVSPMLQSRGADGKKTPSPEPSPSLSQGGTS
- the nuoI gene encoding NADH-quinone oxidoreductase subunit NuoI, with amino-acid sequence MAKFLDAIAGFGVTFGSMFKKNVTEEYPEKPGPVMPRYHGRHQLNRYPDGLEKCIGCELCAWACPADAIYVEGADNTEELRYSPGERYGRVYQINYLRCIGCGLCIEACPTRALTMTNDYEMADDNRADLIYEKDRLLAPLLQDMLAPPHPRTAGATDKDYYQGNVTAHGLREIQQAGDSR